From a single Okeanomitos corallinicola TIOX110 genomic region:
- the def gene encoding peptide deformylase, giving the protein MPSDIAVEKKKLKNPPLKVHYLGDRVLRQPAKRVTKIDDELRQLVREMLQTMYSEDGIGLAAPQVGINKQLIVIDCEPDKPEAPPLVLINPVIKQVSSELCVAQEGCLSIPQVYLDVKRPQTVEIAYKDEYGRPQRLKADELLGRCILHEMDHLNGVVFVDRVENSLTLAQELSKNGFSYQAVKPVA; this is encoded by the coding sequence ATGCCCTCTGATATTGCTGTAGAGAAGAAAAAGTTAAAAAATCCACCTTTGAAGGTTCATTATTTAGGCGATCGCGTCCTGCGTCAACCTGCCAAGCGCGTCACAAAAATAGATGATGAACTTCGCCAACTGGTGCGGGAAATGCTGCAAACTATGTACAGCGAAGACGGTATTGGTTTGGCTGCACCCCAAGTCGGAATTAATAAACAATTAATTGTCATTGACTGCGAACCAGACAAACCAGAAGCCCCACCGCTGGTATTAATTAATCCTGTAATTAAGCAAGTTAGCAGTGAGCTTTGTGTCGCTCAAGAAGGCTGTTTAAGCATCCCTCAAGTTTATTTAGATGTTAAACGTCCTCAAACTGTAGAAATTGCTTATAAAGATGAATACGGTCGCCCACAGAGATTAAAAGCAGATGAATTGTTAGGCAGATGTATCCTACACGAAATGGATCACCTCAATGGTGTGGTATTTGTGGATCGTGTAGAAAACTCCTTGACTTTGGCACAGGAACTATCTAAAAATGGTTTCTCGTATCAAGCAGTCAAACCAGTAGCATAG
- a CDS encoding BMC domain-containing protein codes for METYNQRALSTIHAPRRRDNLKDTALGMVSTLSFPAIVGTADMMLKSAGVHLVGYEKIGSGHCTAIVRGGIADVRLAVEAGVQTAEQFGQLVSSLVIPRPYPNLDIVLPINRLTQMMNDGNYSRLSNQAIGLVETRGFPAMVGACDAMLKSAEVHLASYEKIGAGLCTAIIRGTVANVAVAVEAGMFEAERIGELNAVMVIPRPLDELEQTLPVASCWVEEREPLNIPLNIKDKIVDAEAVELPDLAQLPVRVKEEVIIDE; via the coding sequence ATGGAAACATACAATCAACGCGCTCTCAGCACCATCCATGCACCGCGCCGCCGTGACAACCTCAAGGATACTGCCTTGGGTATGGTATCTACTCTTAGCTTCCCAGCAATAGTTGGCACGGCTGATATGATGCTAAAATCTGCTGGTGTCCATTTAGTTGGTTATGAAAAGATTGGTAGTGGTCACTGTACAGCAATTGTCCGTGGTGGTATTGCTGATGTTCGATTGGCTGTAGAAGCTGGTGTACAAACAGCAGAACAGTTTGGACAGTTAGTTTCTAGTTTAGTTATTCCTCGACCTTATCCTAATTTAGATATAGTTCTACCTATTAACCGCCTGACACAAATGATGAATGATGGTAATTATAGTCGTTTGAGTAATCAGGCTATTGGGTTAGTGGAAACAAGGGGCTTTCCAGCCATGGTGGGTGCTTGTGATGCTATGTTAAAATCCGCAGAGGTACATCTAGCATCCTATGAAAAAATCGGTGCAGGTTTATGTACAGCTATTATTCGCGGTACAGTTGCTAATGTGGCGGTAGCGGTAGAAGCGGGGATGTTTGAAGCGGAAAGGATTGGTGAACTCAATGCAGTGATGGTTATTCCTCGACCTTTAGATGAGTTAGAACAAACTTTGCCTGTGGCTAGTTGCTGGGTGGAAGAACGTGAACCTTTAAATATTCCCTTAAATATTAAGGATAAAATTGTTGATGCAGAAGCAGTGGAGTTGCCTGATTTAGCTCAATTGCCTGTTAGAGTTAAGGAAGAAGTAATAATTGATGAATGA
- a CDS encoding transferase, which translates to MSVPLLRLSDKLDSYISGEVNIHPSAVIAPGVILQAAAKSKIIIGAGVCIGMGSILQVNEGILEIEAGANLGAGFLMVGQGKIGANACIGAATTVFNCSVAPEQVLASGSILGDSSRKIDEPENLSAVKTATDTTTKDTLESQQQEEEEEKKTVVNSTQFSAAAFIDFKQVKQESTSVSPPSPTPKSQSPPVTETPLVTDPIPQETNLPGSPETNSQAPETSPNHAEPNNTFGTQIYGQGSINRLLTTLFPHRQPLSDENSENSSE; encoded by the coding sequence ATGTCTGTGCCGTTGCTTCGCCTCAGCGACAAATTAGATTCTTATATTAGTGGCGAAGTAAATATTCATCCCAGTGCGGTCATAGCACCAGGGGTAATACTTCAAGCAGCTGCTAAAAGTAAAATTATTATTGGTGCTGGAGTATGTATTGGCATGGGGTCAATTCTCCAGGTCAATGAGGGTATCCTAGAAATAGAAGCAGGAGCAAACCTGGGAGCCGGCTTTTTAATGGTTGGTCAAGGCAAAATAGGGGCCAATGCTTGTATCGGTGCAGCTACCACAGTGTTCAATTGTTCTGTAGCACCTGAGCAAGTATTAGCATCTGGTTCAATATTGGGAGATAGTAGCCGTAAAATTGATGAACCTGAAAATTTATCAGCAGTCAAAACTGCCACGGATACAACTACTAAAGATACCCTAGAGTCCCAACAACAGGAAGAGGAAGAAGAAAAGAAAACAGTAGTTAATTCTACTCAATTCTCGGCTGCGGCCTTTATAGATTTTAAACAAGTTAAACAAGAATCTACTTCAGTCTCTCCACCTTCTCCCACCCCGAAAAGCCAGTCACCTCCAGTTACAGAAACTCCTCTGGTTACTGACCCCATTCCCCAAGAAACAAATCTCCCAGGTTCTCCAGAAACTAACTCTCAAGCCCCCGAAACCAGTCCGAATCATGCTGAACCAAATAATACCTTTGGGACACAAATATATGGACAAGGAAGCATTAATAGACTTTTGACTACTTTGTTTCCCCATCGGCAACCCTTGAGTGATGAAAACTCTGAAAATTCTTCAGAGTAA